From Streptomyces qinzhouensis, one genomic window encodes:
- a CDS encoding Hsp70 family protein, with protein sequence MTFGIDFGTSNSVVARWTGHGTEVIRVDSGGLPAEWNRPGFDELFPSVVSIRDVQRTLCFGWAAKCSTNTPQDAVKRMLASRPRASSEEDEGARLSVPEEHNVWLGDEPYRSTTVAASLFDQMRAGVRRNLREMDEAVVTVPANATGAARYRTRAAARLAGIKVKALINEPTAAAISYAHEYPGEGCFLVFDWGGGTIDITVLEHYDGIFDEIASRGITALGGLEFDEALVRLVLPKLGTRPEHLTRAEAFRWRRHVELTKIALSQPGTTEVLFEPPGGGRAVVIHCEEFEQAVEPLVRRALVPLEECLNDVGLSPGALDAVLMIGGTSQIPMVRREVEAALVRDVVDARLCNPMTAVARGAAITAAEIDGLVPGTTISVAASHDLGLAFQAGGRRGFATLIPRYSTLPARGSRSAMPAVRGASRVVLEIVEGDSARAADDERTFPLARIELPVPQPAADPSANLFDVDYRYDRDGILKIRAVLRHGGCEILNEELDCFGPDGTPIEQGLDRELERLLRRITEPASDSNARKAGGAQTDAEPQVEEPRPATAALVVDGRGVMTAGRTPASRRPPSYRLLTSALAVIGQRFPNRRIVTVIGTDVSEAVEHHERDLLDQAIAQGNVIAVSSTSSHAVLNVAGQLNAPVVSMENLTRFRTPYPWLAEKGRFIQIAWVDRLWLFP encoded by the coding sequence ATGACGTTCGGGATCGACTTCGGCACCAGCAACTCGGTCGTCGCACGCTGGACGGGGCACGGCACTGAGGTGATCCGGGTGGACAGCGGGGGCCTGCCCGCCGAGTGGAACCGCCCTGGCTTCGACGAGCTGTTCCCCTCAGTGGTTTCTATTCGCGACGTGCAGCGAACGCTGTGCTTCGGATGGGCCGCGAAGTGCAGTACGAATACACCACAGGACGCGGTGAAGCGCATGCTCGCTTCCAGGCCGAGGGCCTCCTCCGAAGAAGACGAGGGCGCGCGCCTGTCAGTGCCGGAAGAACACAACGTCTGGCTGGGCGACGAGCCCTATCGGAGTACGACGGTAGCGGCTTCCCTGTTCGACCAGATGCGGGCCGGGGTCCGCCGTAATCTTCGGGAGATGGACGAGGCCGTCGTCACTGTCCCCGCCAATGCGACCGGCGCGGCCCGCTACCGCACCCGGGCCGCGGCCCGCCTGGCCGGCATCAAGGTGAAGGCGCTCATCAACGAGCCCACCGCGGCGGCCATCAGCTACGCCCACGAGTACCCCGGCGAAGGATGCTTCCTCGTCTTCGACTGGGGCGGCGGCACCATCGACATCACGGTTCTCGAGCACTACGACGGCATTTTCGACGAGATCGCCTCACGAGGGATCACGGCCCTCGGCGGACTCGAATTCGACGAGGCGCTGGTGAGGCTCGTGCTGCCCAAGCTCGGTACGAGGCCTGAGCACCTCACGCGCGCCGAAGCTTTTCGCTGGCGCCGTCATGTAGAGCTCACCAAGATCGCACTGTCCCAGCCAGGGACCACGGAGGTCCTGTTCGAGCCGCCCGGCGGCGGCCGAGCGGTGGTCATCCACTGCGAGGAGTTCGAGCAGGCCGTCGAACCTCTTGTACGGCGAGCTCTAGTGCCGTTGGAGGAGTGCCTCAACGACGTGGGGCTCTCCCCCGGCGCGCTCGACGCCGTGCTGATGATCGGTGGAACTTCGCAGATCCCGATGGTCCGGCGCGAGGTCGAGGCGGCACTGGTCCGGGATGTCGTCGACGCGCGTCTATGCAACCCCATGACGGCAGTCGCCCGCGGAGCCGCGATCACAGCAGCCGAGATCGACGGCCTGGTCCCGGGGACCACCATCTCGGTGGCCGCCAGCCATGATCTGGGGCTCGCCTTCCAGGCTGGGGGCCGTCGCGGATTCGCCACGTTGATCCCGCGCTACTCCACCCTGCCCGCACGCGGCAGCCGCAGTGCAATGCCCGCCGTTCGCGGTGCATCAAGAGTCGTCCTTGAAATCGTCGAGGGCGACAGCGCTCGTGCCGCCGATGACGAGCGCACGTTCCCGCTCGCACGGATCGAACTGCCCGTACCCCAGCCCGCGGCCGATCCCTCAGCCAATCTCTTCGACGTCGACTACCGGTACGACCGCGATGGAATCCTCAAGATCCGAGCCGTTCTGCGGCACGGGGGCTGCGAGATCCTCAACGAGGAACTCGACTGCTTCGGACCCGACGGAACGCCCATCGAGCAGGGCCTCGACCGTGAGCTGGAACGGCTGCTCCGACGGATCACAGAGCCTGCTTCCGACAGCAACGCGAGGAAGGCCGGTGGGGCCCAGACGGACGCCGAACCACAGGTGGAAGAACCCAGGCCGGCTACTGCGGCTCTCGTCGTCGACGGCAGAGGAGTCATGACGGCAGGGCGCACCCCTGCATCACGGCGACCGCCAAGCTATAGGCTGCTCACCTCCGCACTCGCAGTGATCGGACAGCGCTTCCCTAACCGGCGCATTGTCACGGTCATCGGCACGGATGTGTCCGAGGCGGTCGAGCACCACGAACGGGACCTACTGGACCAGGCCATCGCCCAAGGGAACGTAATCGCCGTTTCCTCGACGTCCTCGCATGCGGTACTCAACGTCGCGGGGCAACTCAACGCACCGGTGGTATCGATGGAGAACCTAACGCGGTTCCGCACCCCCTACCCCTGGCTCGCAGAGAAGGGGCGCTTCATCCAGATCGCCTGGGTGGACAGGCTCTGGCTGTTCCCCTGA
- a CDS encoding sacsin N-terminal ATP-binding-like domain-containing protein: MDHEALTSAARRLLDDPRVDPELEVSGTEEAAHAVRLLDQGLREGPGVFRRMAEGAQRGSETLSSDPLQVLSEFVQNANDARASQLRFLWHPDALLIAHDGVSVRMGDVLLLGMPWLSGKTADAQSTGRFGIGLSTLRALATTWEVHCHPFHVRFADLALEPVAPPELPEEISGPQWTVFRIPLESDALPASDLFEWFESWSDASLLFLRHLKRLEVSDGKRTTVLALSWEEAARHRVPVGGADTDVLVRHATASDGAVWRVYEAQVPPRPGWERHHKAVGTTMPVAVALPLQPQVHGSVHAGLPVAPLNAAARVHAQFDPVASREGFADSRLNQQLVPLVADLWEAAVHDVLGRVDPAAWHLIPLPSTAGAASPDRLQDTMRAALHSRARQSLASGLTLPVADGGPAAPLAEFAAEEAALSGVLDDADITRLSGAQYAFPAASRDRADRWRGVLADWRSAGAADLRPEVRVTDALSLFDEADRDVTRVIRLAAVAVEVGHAYALARKPCVITADGRPLRPSADKHAFAERSGKTTGVLDHLGVVLDLHSAYWEENQWSKRVVDWLRRQEWLVRRDDTAAVLRLVARLGESGGHLPDAGETEEIARLTSLQRALGEVPKKLRDELGPDIGRAIRLNGFMFDDQGNENPARVQPRAAYLSSTLESADGDRFAVAARKTPGLVWVHRSYARSLLSAAQSNGLSRTAFLKLLGVADTPRLTPVPRRQYHHSYFKQYSADSRLGLARDCMWSSPDRWRAMSEKAANFTLDDLISADLVAVVANIVAERNVEERRRRTAALLRTLAGPVTSPDQARVSMAWADRKWIVKGETSAMWVWQLRDTAWLEDADGDLRTPTRLQLRTPDAEALYGHDNPGYLHSAIHQALATRADVLTALGVSGDPDVPRLLERLRELRERTPGDVEVGDALRAEALLVYRALARRLTERSIDTSRAEVEKQIRYGFMREELVLTDQGWMTSDACFRGTVVLRGFRPFALTGSDLDPLWRVLDISEPGAEDLADVLKEIAQAGSAPDVRQQQVMLNALRRLRDRVASNDGQVQLGLRNKLRPLPLWTTAGWTKTRPVFAVDDSGLERALAERLPLWKPGGDVQQFASLLGLLRVTPLDVVGAQVVGGQDLSPDGTLTEDFRRAVVALQDLLVRDEPEVAENFTGWTWLAGLEVRLHPGLRIRLEPGGGHEPIELPINAQIDREQATVFIRSVEALSAKGGAGAAIASHFATERTRVGHRWRDVWEEDLVETVREDALSSTKQQDQEDRQRLDEQLRRREQEKPPSRPMPSAPASRPVPLRPANGVPAPRPAPDAPPAPLPSAPPPPPQSEQLAPVRHLVGATEFDKRSRKVTQTGTPPLHPGMSSRSRSARPGGSKRRPSSLPQPRPGGASPREQFAPLGYRDSDKERLVIRALRQILREQGIELEDQRGVSGLGADAFDSAGRYYEIKAHGGAVPPELTLTRAEFVRALSEGENYTLVIASHLEEGTGAPTLRLVTDPVNRFEVEPLTHVRLKSIRDTDVDSTLYEWPAEE; this comes from the coding sequence GTGGACCATGAGGCGCTCACGTCGGCGGCGCGCAGGCTTTTGGACGATCCGCGCGTGGATCCAGAGCTGGAGGTGTCCGGTACCGAGGAGGCAGCACACGCAGTACGCCTCCTCGACCAGGGGCTGCGCGAAGGACCGGGGGTCTTCCGCAGAATGGCCGAGGGCGCTCAGCGGGGCTCCGAGACTCTATCGTCAGACCCGCTCCAGGTGCTCTCCGAGTTCGTACAGAACGCCAACGATGCGAGGGCCAGCCAGCTGCGTTTCCTGTGGCATCCAGACGCGCTGCTGATCGCCCACGACGGCGTCAGCGTGCGCATGGGCGATGTCCTACTCCTCGGTATGCCCTGGCTCAGTGGCAAGACCGCCGACGCTCAGAGCACGGGCCGTTTCGGCATCGGGCTGTCAACGCTCAGGGCACTGGCAACGACATGGGAAGTCCACTGCCATCCCTTCCACGTGCGGTTCGCCGATCTCGCCCTGGAACCAGTCGCTCCGCCGGAACTACCAGAAGAGATCTCCGGGCCCCAATGGACGGTCTTCCGTATCCCTCTGGAGTCGGACGCGCTGCCCGCCTCCGATCTCTTCGAATGGTTCGAGAGCTGGAGCGATGCCTCGCTGCTCTTCCTGCGGCACCTCAAACGACTCGAAGTCTCGGACGGCAAGCGCACTACTGTATTGGCCCTGTCCTGGGAGGAAGCGGCACGACACCGGGTCCCGGTCGGCGGCGCGGACACTGACGTGCTGGTGCGACACGCCACGGCGAGTGACGGCGCGGTCTGGCGGGTGTACGAAGCCCAGGTGCCGCCGCGCCCCGGCTGGGAGCGCCACCACAAGGCCGTTGGGACGACGATGCCGGTCGCCGTGGCGCTCCCTTTGCAGCCCCAGGTGCACGGCAGCGTCCATGCCGGCCTGCCGGTCGCACCGCTGAACGCGGCTGCCCGCGTCCACGCCCAGTTCGACCCCGTCGCCAGCCGCGAGGGCTTCGCCGACAGTCGCCTGAACCAGCAGCTCGTCCCCTTGGTCGCCGACCTATGGGAGGCCGCTGTCCACGACGTACTCGGACGAGTGGACCCGGCTGCCTGGCACCTCATTCCCCTACCCTCCACAGCCGGGGCCGCCTCACCAGACCGGCTGCAGGACACGATGCGGGCGGCACTCCATTCACGCGCCAGGCAGTCGCTCGCCTCGGGGCTCACCTTGCCGGTCGCGGACGGCGGGCCCGCGGCACCCTTGGCCGAGTTCGCTGCTGAAGAGGCCGCCTTGTCGGGCGTGCTTGACGATGCGGACATCACCCGGTTGTCCGGCGCCCAGTACGCCTTTCCCGCTGCCTCCCGCGACCGGGCCGACCGCTGGCGTGGGGTGCTCGCGGACTGGCGCTCGGCGGGGGCGGCGGACCTGCGCCCAGAGGTCCGTGTCACTGATGCGCTCAGCCTCTTCGACGAGGCAGACCGTGATGTCACACGGGTCATCCGGCTCGCCGCGGTCGCCGTGGAAGTCGGCCATGCCTACGCGTTGGCGCGCAAGCCGTGCGTGATCACGGCCGACGGACGTCCGCTGCGCCCATCAGCCGACAAGCACGCGTTCGCGGAGCGAAGTGGCAAGACCACGGGGGTGCTGGACCACCTGGGTGTCGTGCTCGATCTGCACTCTGCCTACTGGGAGGAGAACCAGTGGTCGAAGAGGGTGGTCGACTGGCTGCGGAGGCAGGAATGGCTGGTCCGGCGGGACGACACGGCTGCCGTGCTGAGGCTCGTCGCTCGGCTCGGCGAGTCAGGCGGGCACCTGCCCGATGCCGGAGAGACTGAGGAGATCGCTCGCCTTACGTCACTGCAGCGGGCACTTGGTGAGGTACCGAAGAAGCTAAGGGACGAACTCGGGCCGGACATCGGGCGGGCCATCCGGCTGAACGGCTTCATGTTCGATGACCAGGGCAACGAAAATCCCGCCAGAGTGCAGCCCCGCGCCGCCTACCTCTCCTCGACGCTGGAGAGTGCCGACGGAGACCGGTTCGCAGTGGCGGCCCGCAAGACGCCCGGGCTCGTCTGGGTGCACCGCTCCTATGCGCGATCTTTGCTCTCCGCCGCGCAGAGCAACGGCCTGAGCAGGACGGCCTTCCTCAAACTGCTCGGCGTAGCGGACACACCCCGGCTGACACCGGTACCACGCCGTCAATACCACCACTCCTACTTCAAGCAGTACTCGGCGGACTCACGCCTCGGCCTGGCACGTGACTGTATGTGGAGCAGCCCGGATCGCTGGCGCGCGATGAGCGAGAAAGCCGCCAACTTCACCCTCGATGACCTGATCAGCGCCGATCTCGTCGCCGTCGTGGCTAACATCGTGGCCGAGCGAAACGTAGAGGAGCGACGCCGACGAACGGCCGCGCTGCTGCGTACGCTTGCCGGTCCGGTCACCAGTCCCGACCAGGCGCGGGTTTCGATGGCATGGGCAGACCGCAAGTGGATCGTCAAGGGCGAGACGTCGGCCATGTGGGTGTGGCAGCTGCGGGACACTGCCTGGCTGGAGGACGCCGACGGCGACCTGCGCACCCCGACCAGACTCCAGCTGCGCACCCCGGACGCCGAAGCCCTCTACGGGCACGACAACCCCGGCTACCTCCACTCCGCCATCCATCAAGCCCTGGCGACCCGCGCCGACGTCCTCACGGCCCTCGGCGTCTCCGGCGATCCGGACGTCCCCCGACTCTTGGAACGGCTTCGCGAGCTCCGTGAACGCACTCCAGGTGACGTCGAGGTCGGCGACGCCCTCAGGGCCGAGGCGTTGCTCGTGTACCGGGCTCTGGCAAGACGCCTGACGGAGCGCTCGATCGACACCTCGCGCGCGGAGGTCGAGAAGCAGATCCGCTACGGGTTCATGAGGGAAGAACTCGTACTTACCGACCAAGGCTGGATGACGTCGGACGCATGCTTCCGAGGTACCGTCGTCTTGCGCGGGTTCCGCCCCTTCGCGCTCACCGGGTCGGATCTTGACCCACTGTGGCGGGTGCTTGACATCAGTGAGCCCGGCGCCGAGGACCTTGCCGACGTGCTGAAGGAGATCGCGCAGGCCGGCAGCGCGCCTGATGTCCGGCAGCAGCAGGTGATGCTCAATGCCCTACGACGCCTGCGGGACCGCGTCGCCTCCAATGACGGACAGGTCCAGCTCGGGCTGCGGAACAAGTTGCGCCCGCTGCCGCTGTGGACCACGGCCGGGTGGACCAAGACCAGGCCGGTCTTCGCTGTGGACGACTCCGGCCTCGAACGCGCCCTCGCAGAACGGCTGCCTCTTTGGAAACCTGGAGGGGACGTCCAGCAGTTCGCCTCGCTGCTCGGCCTGCTACGGGTCACCCCGCTGGACGTCGTCGGCGCGCAAGTCGTCGGAGGACAGGACCTGTCGCCGGACGGCACTCTCACTGAGGACTTCCGCCGAGCCGTCGTCGCCCTCCAAGACCTCCTTGTCCGTGACGAGCCCGAGGTAGCCGAGAACTTCACCGGCTGGACTTGGCTGGCCGGCCTGGAGGTACGGCTCCATCCCGGGCTGCGGATCCGGCTGGAACCGGGCGGCGGGCACGAGCCGATCGAGCTCCCCATCAACGCGCAGATCGACCGCGAACAGGCCACCGTCTTCATCCGGTCCGTCGAGGCACTGAGCGCCAAGGGTGGTGCGGGGGCGGCGATCGCTTCCCATTTCGCCACGGAGCGGACCCGCGTTGGGCACCGATGGCGGGATGTATGGGAGGAGGACCTGGTGGAGACCGTCCGCGAAGACGCCCTCAGCTCGACCAAGCAGCAGGACCAAGAAGACCGTCAGCGGCTGGACGAGCAGCTGCGCCGACGGGAGCAGGAGAAACCGCCCTCGCGTCCGATGCCGTCCGCCCCCGCATCACGCCCCGTGCCGCTACGACCCGCGAACGGCGTACCGGCGCCGCGCCCCGCTCCCGACGCTCCACCCGCACCTCTGCCGAGCGCACCGCCGCCACCTCCGCAGTCGGAACAGTTGGCACCCGTGCGCCACCTCGTGGGTGCGACCGAATTCGACAAGCGGTCCCGTAAAGTCACCCAGACCGGTACTCCGCCACTGCATCCGGGTATGTCGTCCCGCTCGAGATCCGCACGACCCGGCGGAAGCAAACGGCGGCCGTCCTCACTCCCCCAACCCCGGCCCGGCGGCGCCTCGCCACGAGAGCAGTTCGCACCGCTCGGCTACCGGGACTCGGACAAGGAGCGGCTCGTGATCCGAGCCCTACGCCAGATCCTGCGGGAGCAGGGCATCGAACTGGAGGACCAGCGTGGCGTTTCGGGACTTGGGGCGGATGCCTTTGACTCGGCCGGGCGCTACTACGAGATCAAGGCCCACGGCGGCGCCGTCCCGCCAGAACTGACCCTTACTCGTGCCGAATTCGTGCGGGCACTATCCGAAGGGGAAAACTACACCCTGGTCATCGCCTCGCATCTGGAGGAGGGCACCGGCGCCCCCACCCTCCGCCTCGTGACCGACCCTGTGAACCGCTTCGAAGTAGAGCCTCTGACGCACGTCAGACTCAAGAGCATCCGGGACACGGATGTGGACTCCACACTGTACGAGTGGCCCGCTGAGGAGTGA